From a region of the Tiliqua scincoides isolate rTilSci1 chromosome 4, rTilSci1.hap2, whole genome shotgun sequence genome:
- the RNPEP gene encoding aminopeptidase B isoform X2 yields MAARDPASACSADSFQLRHLHLALRVDFGPAGSGSLRGSARLELTCLRDRASELVLDSHPSVEVEKAGLAPPGSRCGGDGDGPGSEALRPLAFQNRPFASYGSALHIALPEPLTCGDTVVLEVSYRAGSGPGISCLDSSQTAQKERPFLYTSGFPVLNRSFFPGFHTPAVKSTYSARIQVPEGFTAVMSAVTREKQKDNTFFFKMPLPIPSYLVALVVGDIVSAEVGPRSHVWAEPCQIEAAKKEYDGVIEEFLTTGEKLFGPYVWERYDVLFMPPSFPFGGMENPCITFVTPCLLAGDRSLADVIIHEISHSWFGNLVTNAHWGEFWLNEGFTMYAQRRITTTIYGAAYSSLEAATGRALLRQHMDNTGEDHPLNKLRVKIEPGVDPEDTYNETPYEKGYCFVSYLAHLVGDQSKFDTFLQAYVNEFKFQSITADDALEFYLKYFPELKKQGVETIPGFEFDKWLNTPGWPPYLPDLSSGEKLMKPAEKLAELWASAKLDMEEIKAVDLSAWKTYQLIYFLDKILHKSPLPEGNIEKMSSLYPKISRAQNAELRLRWCQILLKNNHEAEFGKVKDFLHSQGKQKYTLPIYRAMVNGSETAQELAMKVFSATAPQLHVNVQNYVKKILGLKTE; encoded by the exons ATGGCGGCCCGCGACCCAGCCTCCGCCTGCAGCGCGGACTCCTTCCAGCTCCGGCACTTGCACTTGGCGCTGCGCGTGGACTTCGGGCCGGCGGGCAGCGGGAGCCTGCGGGGCTCCGCGCGCCTGGAGCTGACCTGCCTGCGGGACCGCGCCAGCGAGCTCGTGCTCGACTCGCATCCCAGCGTGGAGGTGGAGAAAGCCGGGCTGGCGCCGCCGGGGAGCCGCTGCGGCGGGGACGGGGACGGCCCGGGCTCCGAGGCGCTGCGCCCGCTCGCCTTCCAGAACCGCCCCTTCGCCAGCTACGGCTCCGCGCTGCACATCGCCCTGCCGGAGCCGCTGACCTGCGGGGACACGGtcgtgctggaggtctcctaccGGGCCGGCAGCGGCCCCGGG atttcctGTCTGGATTCCTCTCAAACAGCTCAGAAGGAGAGGCCTTTTCTTTACACCTCTGGCTTCCCTGTGCTGAACAGGTCTTTTTTCCCTGGCTTCCACACCCCGGCTGTCAAGAGCACTTATTCTGCACGCATCCAG GTTCCTGAGGGTTTCACAGCTGTGATGAGTGCAGTTACAAGGGAGAAGCAGAAGGACAACACTTTCTTCTTCAAGATGCCTCTGCCTATCCCATCTTACTTGGTTGCCCTGGTTGTTGGTGACATAGTTTCTGCAGAAGTGGGACCCAG GAGTCATGTCTGGGCTGAGCCTTGCCAGATTGAGGCTGCTAAGAAAGAATATGACGGGGTGATTGAAGAATTTCTGACAACTGGGGAGAAGTTGTTTGGCCCATACGTCTGGGAAAG GTATGACGTTCTGTTTATGCCACCCTCATTCCCTTTTGGTGGAATGGAGAACCCTTGCATCACCTTTGTCACTCCGTGCTTATTGGCTGGAGATCGTTCCCTGGCAGATGTGATCATCCATGAGATCTCCCATAGCTGGTTTGGAAATCTGGTTACCAATGCCCACTGGGGAGAATTCTGGCTGAATGAAGGCTTCACCATGTATGCACAGAGGAGAATCACTACCACAATCTATG GCGCTGCTTACTCCTCCTTGGAAGCTGCTACTGGGAGAGCTTTGCTCCGCCAACACATGGACAACACGGGGGAAGATCATCCTCTCAACAAGCTCAGGGTGAAAATAGAGCCAG GTGTTGATCCTGAAGACACCTACAATGAGACCCCTTACGAAAAGGGCTACTGTTTTGTCTCCTACCTTGCTCACCTTGTGGGGGACCAAAGCAAGTTTGACACCTTCCTTCAG GCTTATGTGAACGAATTCAAGTTTCAGAGCATCACGGCCGATGATGCTCTGGAGTTTTACCTGAAGTATTTCCCAGAGCTGAAGAAGCAAGGGGTGGAGACCATTCCAG GCTTTGAGTTTGACAAGTGGCTGAACACACCTGGTTGGCCTCCATACCTTCCTGACCTTTCATCTGGAGAAAAACTGATGAAGCCGGCTGAGAAACTGGCAGAACTCTGGGCATCTGCTAAGCTCGACATGGAAGAAATTAAAGCAGTGGATCTCTCTGCTTGGAAAACCTACCAGCTGATCTATTTCCTGGACAAGATTTTGCACAAGTCACCTTTGCCGGAAG ggaacATTGAGAAGATGAGTAGCCTGTACCCCAAAATCTCCAGAGCCCAGAATGCAGAGCTGCGGCTTCGCTGGTGCCAGATCCTTCTCAAGAACAACCATGAGGCGGAGTTTGGCAAAGTGAAAGACTTCCTTCACAGCCAG GGAAAGCAAAAATACACCCTTCCCATTTACCGGGCCATGGTGAATGGCTCAGAGACTGCTCAGGAGCTGGCCATGAAGGTGTTCTCCGCCACAGCACCACAACTCCATGTTAATGTCCAGAATTATGTCAAAAAGATCTTGGGCCTGAAGACTGAATAA
- the RNPEP gene encoding aminopeptidase B isoform X1, with the protein MAARDPASACSADSFQLRHLHLALRVDFGPAGSGSLRGSARLELTCLRDRASELVLDSHPSVEVEKAGLAPPGSRCGGDGDGPGSEALRPLAFQNRPFASYGSALHIALPEPLTCGDTVVLEVSYRAGSGPGVCWLTPEQTAGKQKPYMYTQGQAVLNRSFFPCFDSPAIKSTYSAKIKVPEGFTAVMSAVTREKQKDNTFFFKMPLPIPSYLVALVVGDIVSAEVGPRSHVWAEPCQIEAAKKEYDGVIEEFLTTGEKLFGPYVWERYDVLFMPPSFPFGGMENPCITFVTPCLLAGDRSLADVIIHEISHSWFGNLVTNAHWGEFWLNEGFTMYAQRRITTTIYGAAYSSLEAATGRALLRQHMDNTGEDHPLNKLRVKIEPGVDPEDTYNETPYEKGYCFVSYLAHLVGDQSKFDTFLQAYVNEFKFQSITADDALEFYLKYFPELKKQGVETIPGFEFDKWLNTPGWPPYLPDLSSGEKLMKPAEKLAELWASAKLDMEEIKAVDLSAWKTYQLIYFLDKILHKSPLPEGNIEKMSSLYPKISRAQNAELRLRWCQILLKNNHEAEFGKVKDFLHSQGKQKYTLPIYRAMVNGSETAQELAMKVFSATAPQLHVNVQNYVKKILGLKTE; encoded by the exons ATGGCGGCCCGCGACCCAGCCTCCGCCTGCAGCGCGGACTCCTTCCAGCTCCGGCACTTGCACTTGGCGCTGCGCGTGGACTTCGGGCCGGCGGGCAGCGGGAGCCTGCGGGGCTCCGCGCGCCTGGAGCTGACCTGCCTGCGGGACCGCGCCAGCGAGCTCGTGCTCGACTCGCATCCCAGCGTGGAGGTGGAGAAAGCCGGGCTGGCGCCGCCGGGGAGCCGCTGCGGCGGGGACGGGGACGGCCCGGGCTCCGAGGCGCTGCGCCCGCTCGCCTTCCAGAACCGCCCCTTCGCCAGCTACGGCTCCGCGCTGCACATCGCCCTGCCGGAGCCGCTGACCTGCGGGGACACGGtcgtgctggaggtctcctaccGGGCCGGCAGCGGCCCCGGG GTGTGTTGGCTTACTCCTGAGCAAACGGCAGGGAAGCAGAAGCCCTATATGTACACCCAAGGCCAAGCTGTTCTGAATAGATCCTTTTTCCCTTGCTTTGACAGTCCTGCCATTAAAAGTACATATTCAGCTAAAATAAAG GTTCCTGAGGGTTTCACAGCTGTGATGAGTGCAGTTACAAGGGAGAAGCAGAAGGACAACACTTTCTTCTTCAAGATGCCTCTGCCTATCCCATCTTACTTGGTTGCCCTGGTTGTTGGTGACATAGTTTCTGCAGAAGTGGGACCCAG GAGTCATGTCTGGGCTGAGCCTTGCCAGATTGAGGCTGCTAAGAAAGAATATGACGGGGTGATTGAAGAATTTCTGACAACTGGGGAGAAGTTGTTTGGCCCATACGTCTGGGAAAG GTATGACGTTCTGTTTATGCCACCCTCATTCCCTTTTGGTGGAATGGAGAACCCTTGCATCACCTTTGTCACTCCGTGCTTATTGGCTGGAGATCGTTCCCTGGCAGATGTGATCATCCATGAGATCTCCCATAGCTGGTTTGGAAATCTGGTTACCAATGCCCACTGGGGAGAATTCTGGCTGAATGAAGGCTTCACCATGTATGCACAGAGGAGAATCACTACCACAATCTATG GCGCTGCTTACTCCTCCTTGGAAGCTGCTACTGGGAGAGCTTTGCTCCGCCAACACATGGACAACACGGGGGAAGATCATCCTCTCAACAAGCTCAGGGTGAAAATAGAGCCAG GTGTTGATCCTGAAGACACCTACAATGAGACCCCTTACGAAAAGGGCTACTGTTTTGTCTCCTACCTTGCTCACCTTGTGGGGGACCAAAGCAAGTTTGACACCTTCCTTCAG GCTTATGTGAACGAATTCAAGTTTCAGAGCATCACGGCCGATGATGCTCTGGAGTTTTACCTGAAGTATTTCCCAGAGCTGAAGAAGCAAGGGGTGGAGACCATTCCAG GCTTTGAGTTTGACAAGTGGCTGAACACACCTGGTTGGCCTCCATACCTTCCTGACCTTTCATCTGGAGAAAAACTGATGAAGCCGGCTGAGAAACTGGCAGAACTCTGGGCATCTGCTAAGCTCGACATGGAAGAAATTAAAGCAGTGGATCTCTCTGCTTGGAAAACCTACCAGCTGATCTATTTCCTGGACAAGATTTTGCACAAGTCACCTTTGCCGGAAG ggaacATTGAGAAGATGAGTAGCCTGTACCCCAAAATCTCCAGAGCCCAGAATGCAGAGCTGCGGCTTCGCTGGTGCCAGATCCTTCTCAAGAACAACCATGAGGCGGAGTTTGGCAAAGTGAAAGACTTCCTTCACAGCCAG GGAAAGCAAAAATACACCCTTCCCATTTACCGGGCCATGGTGAATGGCTCAGAGACTGCTCAGGAGCTGGCCATGAAGGTGTTCTCCGCCACAGCACCACAACTCCATGTTAATGTCCAGAATTATGTCAAAAAGATCTTGGGCCTGAAGACTGAATAA